From Methylocystis sp. ATCC 49242, one genomic window encodes:
- a CDS encoding META domain-containing protein, protein MNRFFLAVAATLCAVALAAPAEAKKAKPAAGGEQQQQQQGEGEDAAGIPRYQPFPHNRNFVLKEINGKAPPVEMWITIDATGRANGFSGCKNWSGVFVIGPNRLGPKAMPAINEQKCDGALASIEKDYWGVLLSGPYWDTKGDELTLKGFKGGVLKFQRSL, encoded by the coding sequence ATGAACAGATTTTTCCTCGCTGTCGCCGCCACCCTCTGCGCCGTGGCGCTGGCGGCGCCGGCCGAGGCCAAGAAGGCGAAGCCGGCGGCCGGCGGCGAGCAGCAGCAACAGCAGCAGGGCGAAGGCGAGGACGCCGCCGGCATTCCGCGCTACCAGCCCTTCCCGCACAATCGCAACTTCGTCCTCAAGGAAATCAACGGCAAGGCTCCGCCCGTCGAGATGTGGATCACCATCGACGCGACGGGTCGCGCAAACGGCTTCTCGGGCTGCAAGAACTGGTCGGGCGTCTTCGTGATCGGCCCCAACCGCCTCGGCCCCAAGGCCATGCCGGCGATCAACGAGCAGAAATGCGACGGCGCCCTCGCCTCCATCGAAAAGGACTATTGGGGCGTGCTGCTTTCCGGCCCCTATTGGGACACCAAGGGCGACGAACTGACGCTGAAGGGCTTCAAGGGCGGCGTGCTGAAGTTCCAGCGGTCGCTTTGA
- a CDS encoding universal stress protein: MLGNPPKSIVHPTDLSFGSLDAFAHALRIAVASRALLHILHIEGEDQDEDDWERFPHVREMLARWRMIEPSASRAEVTEKLGVKLIKAAVESDTPVHGVAAYVERHMCDLMVLMTHNRSGLERWLEGSVAEDAAREAKTPALFLREDQTGFVDRETGAVSLNTVLMPVEARVAPLDAFRHVADFAHALNPAADVMLLHVGEDLPIFDGLLPHIELRQGPVVETILNYAKEIGADMIAMPTRGRHGLLDALRGSTTERVLRQSPCPLYAAPVK; this comes from the coding sequence ATGCTCGGCAATCCGCCCAAATCCATCGTCCATCCGACCGACCTTTCCTTCGGGAGCCTCGACGCCTTCGCGCATGCGCTGCGCATCGCCGTCGCGTCGAGGGCGCTGCTGCATATCCTGCACATCGAGGGGGAGGATCAGGACGAAGACGACTGGGAGCGCTTTCCCCATGTTCGCGAAATGCTCGCGCGCTGGCGGATGATCGAGCCGAGCGCCTCGCGCGCCGAAGTGACCGAGAAGCTCGGCGTCAAGCTGATCAAGGCCGCCGTCGAGTCGGATACGCCCGTGCATGGCGTCGCCGCCTATGTCGAGCGGCACATGTGCGACCTCATGGTGCTGATGACCCATAATCGCAGCGGGCTGGAGCGCTGGCTGGAGGGGTCGGTGGCGGAGGATGCGGCGCGCGAGGCGAAGACGCCCGCGCTGTTCCTGCGCGAAGATCAGACCGGCTTCGTCGATCGCGAGACGGGCGCGGTGTCGCTCAACACCGTGCTGATGCCGGTCGAGGCGAGGGTGGCCCCGCTCGACGCCTTCCGCCATGTCGCCGACTTCGCCCATGCGCTGAACCCGGCCGCGGACGTCATGCTGCTGCATGTGGGCGAGGATCTGCCCATCTTCGACGGGCTGCTGCCGCATATCGAATTGCGGCAGGGGCCGGTTGTGGAGACGATCCTGAATTACGCGAAGGAGATCGGCGCGGACATGATCGCCATGCCGACGCGCGGCCGTCACGGACTGCTCGACGCCTTGCGCGGTTCGACGACCGAGCGCGTCCTGCGCCAGTCGCCCTGCCCGCTCTATGCTGCGCCGGTGAAATAG
- a CDS encoding D-glycerate dehydrogenase, translated as MPKKKPLVVVTRRLPEVIETRMCELFDTRLNETDRPLTHDELVEAMRTAEVLVPTITDRIDSHLIAQAGEQMKLIANFGNGVDNIDVASALGRSITVTNTPGVLTEDTADMTMALILSVARRLVEGARAIPEGTWSGWSPTWMLGHRITGKRLGIVGMGRIGQALARRAKAFGLSIHYHNRRRVPVEIEEQLEATYWESLDQMLARVDIVSIHCPHTPATYHLLSARRLKHLRPQAILVNTARGEIVDENALVRMLEADEMAGAGLDVFEHEPAVSPKLLKLAQSGKVTLLPHMGSATIEGRIDMGEKVIINIKTFMDGHRPPDRVLPSML; from the coding sequence ATGCCGAAAAAGAAGCCGCTCGTTGTCGTGACGCGTCGACTCCCCGAGGTGATCGAGACTCGCATGTGCGAACTCTTCGACACGCGCCTCAATGAGACCGACAGGCCGCTCACCCACGACGAACTGGTCGAGGCCATGCGCACCGCGGAAGTCCTGGTGCCCACCATCACCGACCGCATCGATTCGCATCTCATCGCCCAGGCGGGCGAGCAGATGAAGCTCATCGCCAATTTCGGCAATGGCGTCGACAATATCGACGTCGCCTCGGCGCTCGGCCGCTCGATCACGGTCACCAACACCCCCGGCGTGCTGACGGAAGACACCGCCGACATGACCATGGCGCTGATTCTCTCGGTCGCGCGCCGTCTGGTGGAAGGCGCCCGCGCCATTCCCGAGGGCACATGGTCCGGCTGGTCGCCGACCTGGATGCTCGGCCATCGCATCACCGGCAAGCGGCTCGGCATCGTCGGCATGGGCCGCATCGGCCAGGCGCTCGCCCGCCGCGCCAAGGCCTTCGGCCTGTCGATCCACTATCACAACCGTCGCCGCGTTCCCGTCGAGATCGAGGAGCAGCTGGAGGCGACCTATTGGGAATCGCTCGACCAGATGCTGGCGCGCGTCGACATCGTGTCGATCCACTGCCCGCATACGCCGGCGACCTACCACCTGCTGTCCGCGCGACGGCTGAAGCATCTGCGCCCGCAGGCCATTCTGGTGAACACCGCGCGCGGCGAGATCGTCGACGAGAACGCGCTGGTGCGCATGCTGGAAGCCGATGAAATGGCCGGCGCGGGCCTCGACGTGTTCGAGCACGAGCCCGCCGTTTCGCCCAAGCTCCTGAAGCTCGCCCAGTCCGGCAAGGTCACGCTGCTGCCGCATATGGGCTCGGCGACGATCGAGGGCCGCATCGACATGGGCGAGAAGGTCATCATCAATATCAAGACCTTCATGGACGGCCACCGCCCGCCGGATCGCGTTCTGCCCAGCATGCTGTAA
- the hisS gene encoding histidine--tRNA ligase translates to MSKEEAKTKVEARAPRGFADREAGELAATSRMLDVIRSVYELYGFEALETPAFEYTDALGKFLPDQDRPNEGVFSLQDDDEQWLSLRYDLTAPLARFVAQNFDRLPKPYRSYRLGHVYRNEKPGPGRFRQFMQFDADTVGSASPAADAEICMMAADALEKLGIARGDYVIKINSRKVLDGVMQAIGVGGEENAGRRLVVLRAIDKLDRLGPDGVRQLLGEGRKDESGDFTKGAGLPLEAIDTILSFSLGGQYRDGKPQFDLFGLLGKSDIGAQGAEELLEIEDLARDAGFGPDRIRIDPSVVRGLEYYTGPVFEADLTFETRDEKGHPVRFGSVGGGGRYDGLVGRFRPENTPATGFSIGVSRLFAALKLVGSPIVTARPHVGPVVVLVLDRDRLADYQRMVGQLRQGGIAAELYLGAAGMKAQMKYADRRNSPLVVIQGSDEKAKGEVQIKDLVAGARAAAAIATNEEWKAARPAQISIPESELVERVAQALAAQKGQE, encoded by the coding sequence ATGTCCAAGGAAGAAGCAAAGACCAAAGTCGAAGCGCGCGCGCCGCGCGGATTCGCCGACCGAGAGGCGGGCGAACTCGCCGCGACCTCGCGCATGCTGGACGTCATCCGTTCGGTCTATGAGCTTTACGGCTTCGAGGCGCTGGAGACCCCGGCGTTCGAATATACGGACGCGCTCGGCAAGTTCCTGCCCGATCAGGACCGGCCGAACGAGGGCGTTTTCTCGCTTCAGGACGACGACGAGCAATGGCTGTCGCTGCGCTATGACCTGACCGCGCCGCTCGCCCGTTTCGTCGCGCAGAATTTCGACCGGCTGCCGAAGCCCTATCGCTCCTACCGGCTCGGCCATGTCTACCGCAACGAGAAGCCGGGGCCGGGACGCTTCCGCCAGTTCATGCAGTTCGACGCGGACACCGTCGGCTCCGCCTCGCCCGCCGCCGACGCGGAAATCTGCATGATGGCGGCCGACGCGCTGGAGAAGCTCGGCATTGCGCGCGGCGACTATGTCATCAAGATCAACAGCCGCAAGGTGCTCGACGGCGTCATGCAGGCGATCGGCGTTGGCGGCGAGGAAAACGCGGGGCGCCGCCTCGTGGTGCTGCGCGCCATCGACAAGCTCGACCGGCTCGGCCCCGACGGGGTGCGGCAATTGCTCGGCGAGGGCCGCAAGGACGAGAGCGGCGATTTCACCAAAGGCGCGGGCCTGCCGCTCGAGGCGATCGACACGATCCTCTCCTTCAGCCTCGGCGGCCAATATCGGGACGGCAAGCCGCAGTTCGATCTCTTCGGCCTGCTCGGCAAGAGCGACATCGGAGCGCAGGGCGCCGAGGAGCTACTGGAGATCGAGGATCTTGCCCGCGACGCCGGCTTCGGGCCGGACCGCATCCGCATCGATCCTTCCGTCGTGCGCGGCCTCGAATATTACACCGGCCCCGTCTTCGAGGCGGACCTCACTTTCGAGACGCGGGACGAGAAGGGCCATCCGGTGCGCTTCGGCTCGGTCGGCGGCGGCGGGCGCTATGACGGGCTCGTCGGGCGCTTCCGGCCGGAGAACACGCCGGCGACCGGTTTCTCGATCGGCGTGTCGCGCCTCTTCGCGGCGCTGAAGCTCGTGGGAAGTCCGATCGTCACGGCGCGGCCGCATGTCGGGCCGGTGGTGGTGCTGGTGCTCGATCGCGACCGGCTCGCCGATTATCAGCGCATGGTCGGGCAATTGCGGCAGGGCGGAATCGCCGCCGAGCTTTATCTCGGCGCCGCCGGCATGAAGGCGCAGATGAAATACGCCGACCGGCGCAACAGCCCGCTCGTCGTCATCCAAGGTTCGGACGAAAAGGCGAAGGGCGAAGTGCAGATCAAGGATCTCGTGGCCGGCGCCAGGGCCGCGGCGGCGATCGCCACGAATGAGGAATGGAAGGCCGCGCGCCCCGCGCAGATTTCCATCCCCGAAAGCGAGCTCGTCGAGAGGGTCGCGCAGGCGCTCGCGGCGCAGAAGGGGCAGGAGTGA